Proteins encoded together in one Caldicellulosiruptor saccharolyticus DSM 8903 window:
- the prfA gene encoding peptide chain release factor 1, whose product MIEKLQVIEEKYLELEKKISDPEIINNNQEWQKLMKEHSNLQPIVEKFREYKRIIKTIEEAEELLDTNLDEDFEKLVKEELNQAKEQKEIVERELKILLLPKDPNDEKNVIMEIRAGAGGEEAALFAAELFRMYSRYAERKNWKVEVMSTSESDLDGFKEVIFMISGKGAYSRLKYESGVHRVQRVPVTESGGRIHTSTATVAVLPEVEDVEVEIREEDLEIETFRAGGAGGQHVNKTESAVRITHKPTGIVVSCQDERSQHANRDRAMKILRARLYDYYQSLQQKEIESQRRSQVGTGDRSERIRTYNFPQGRVTDHRIGLTLYKLEQVLDGDLDEIIDALITHFQTERLKEVG is encoded by the coding sequence ATGATAGAAAAACTTCAGGTAATTGAGGAAAAATATTTAGAGCTTGAAAAGAAGATCTCAGATCCTGAGATAATCAATAACAATCAAGAGTGGCAAAAGCTTATGAAAGAGCACAGCAACTTACAACCAATTGTTGAAAAGTTCAGAGAGTACAAAAGGATAATAAAGACAATTGAAGAAGCTGAAGAGCTTTTAGATACAAATCTTGATGAAGATTTTGAAAAGCTTGTAAAAGAAGAGTTAAATCAAGCAAAAGAGCAAAAGGAGATAGTAGAAAGAGAGCTTAAAATTTTACTTTTGCCCAAGGACCCAAACGACGAAAAAAATGTTATAATGGAGATAAGGGCAGGGGCAGGTGGCGAGGAAGCAGCACTTTTTGCTGCAGAGCTTTTTAGGATGTATTCAAGGTATGCTGAGAGGAAGAATTGGAAGGTTGAAGTGATGTCAACAAGTGAAAGTGATCTTGACGGTTTTAAAGAAGTCATATTTATGATAAGTGGCAAAGGCGCATACAGTAGGCTAAAATACGAAAGTGGTGTTCACAGAGTCCAAAGAGTGCCAGTTACAGAGTCAGGTGGAAGAATCCATACATCCACAGCAACTGTGGCAGTGCTTCCTGAAGTTGAGGATGTTGAGGTTGAGATAAGAGAAGAGGACCTTGAGATTGAGACATTTAGAGCAGGTGGTGCAGGTGGTCAGCATGTAAACAAAACAGAATCTGCTGTAAGAATAACTCACAAACCTACAGGAATTGTTGTATCCTGTCAAGATGAGAGATCGCAGCATGCAAACAGGGACAGAGCTATGAAAATTTTAAGAGCGAGGCTTTATGACTATTATCAGTCCTTGCAGCAAAAGGAGATAGAGTCACAGAGGCGAAGCCAGGTTGGAACAGGTGATAGAAGCGAACGAATCCGCACTTACAACTTTCCTCAAGGTCGTGTGACAGATCATAGGATAGGGCTAACACTTTATAAGCTTGAGCAAGTTTTAGACGGTGACCTTGACGAGATAATTGATGCACTCATAACACATTTTCAGACAGAGAGATTAAAAGAGGTTGGCTAA
- a CDS encoding MFS transporter, whose protein sequence is MTAEEQERELKKIEAFAYRNLKKNSIVSITDGAIFAIASGMLSVSTVIVYFISHYVKSNTLIGLLTTLNVLLSNSPQILVAKKLEMLETYKEYFIKVALIMRLMWLLLAIDVFLFAERNELLFVILFYLIFSLQGFFASFANITWFNLILKLIPERQRSKFFGIRSSIGGLCETLGAFLMGKILRLLRYPYNYALLFFIAFLIIMISLYLFSLMKEIPQKKPKKEINNKHYFKNMFLILKEDKNFTYYLFSVLFIGALGKMPFGFQTIFAKNSLGITTEHVAVATTILLFSQTVGYMMWGIIGSKYGFKSTLVISALIFLPAIYFTYLMSNINIYYLSVGLFGIAQSARNVNESNLAAKLCKDPLKQPAYIGLRNFLMGPFFAFNSIIAGGIIDALGKNILFVISFCCMVLGFFILCFKVKEE, encoded by the coding sequence GTGACAGCTGAGGAACAAGAACGTGAGCTGAAAAAAATTGAAGCTTTTGCATATAGAAACTTGAAAAAAAATTCAATTGTGTCAATCACAGATGGTGCAATCTTTGCCATTGCAAGCGGAATGCTATCAGTCTCAACTGTTATAGTTTACTTTATTTCACATTATGTAAAGTCAAATACTTTGATTGGTCTTTTGACAACACTGAATGTGCTTTTGTCAAACTCTCCCCAGATACTTGTTGCTAAAAAGCTTGAGATGCTTGAGACTTACAAAGAGTATTTCATAAAAGTGGCTTTAATAATGCGGCTTATGTGGCTTCTTTTGGCCATTGACGTGTTTTTGTTTGCTGAAAGAAATGAACTTCTGTTTGTTATACTGTTTTACTTAATTTTCAGTCTTCAAGGATTTTTTGCTTCATTTGCAAATATTACATGGTTTAATCTGATTTTAAAACTAATACCTGAGAGACAGCGGAGCAAATTTTTTGGCATCAGGTCGTCAATTGGGGGACTTTGCGAAACGCTTGGTGCTTTTTTGATGGGTAAAATTTTGAGACTTTTAAGATATCCTTATAACTATGCTCTTTTGTTTTTCATTGCCTTTTTAATAATTATGATCTCACTTTATCTCTTTTCACTTATGAAAGAAATTCCACAAAAAAAGCCAAAAAAGGAGATTAACAATAAACACTATTTTAAAAACATGTTTTTGATCTTAAAAGAGGATAAGAACTTTACATATTACCTGTTTTCAGTTTTATTTATTGGTGCACTTGGTAAGATGCCATTTGGCTTTCAAACTATATTTGCAAAAAATAGCCTTGGTATAACTACTGAGCATGTTGCGGTTGCAACAACTATATTGTTGTTTTCTCAAACAGTTGGATATATGATGTGGGGAATTATAGGTTCAAAGTATGGGTTTAAAAGTACACTTGTAATTTCTGCTCTCATATTCTTGCCTGCAATTTATTTTACATATTTGATGAGCAATATAAATATTTACTATCTTTCAGTGGGGCTATTTGGTATTGCACAGAGTGCAAGAAATGTAAATGAGAGCAATTTAGCTGCAAAACTTTGTAAAGACCCATTAAAACAGCCAGCTTATATAGGACTTAGAAATTTTTTGATGGGACCTTTTTTTGCATTCAACTCTATTATAGCTGGAGGAATTATTGATGCACTTGGCAAAAATATTCTTTTTGTGATTTCTTTTTGCTGCATGGTGTTAGGATTTTTTATACTCTGTTTTAAGGTAAAAGAGGAATAA
- a CDS encoding OmpA family protein, translated as MGRRRVEEPEKENHERWLITYSDLITLLLIYFVVLYSMSKIDIDKYKNFTESLTSVLKGTAYIFENSGPSILEGLSGKNVKGTNTDIGGTTKNRQMTEEEIINDIQKQVLSLIKEHGIEGKVLVIQEERGLSILLKDVLFNSGSAQLTPQAKEVVHEIAKILEKVPNNNIRIEGHTDNVPIHNKYFYSNWELSTARATTVLQEILRVSKVKPERFSVVGYGEYRPIASNKTPQGRALNRRVTIVILRTVYSKAEPAR; from the coding sequence ATGGGAAGGAGAAGAGTTGAGGAACCAGAAAAAGAAAATCATGAACGATGGCTTATTACTTATTCAGACTTGATTACACTTTTGCTAATTTATTTTGTGGTCCTTTATTCAATGAGCAAAATTGATATAGATAAATACAAAAACTTTACAGAATCGCTGACATCTGTATTAAAAGGTACTGCTTATATCTTTGAAAATTCTGGTCCCTCTATTTTGGAAGGACTTTCAGGAAAGAATGTAAAAGGGACAAATACTGACATTGGTGGAACAACCAAAAATAGACAAATGACTGAAGAAGAGATTATAAATGATATCCAAAAGCAGGTTTTGAGCCTTATTAAGGAACATGGTATTGAAGGCAAAGTGCTTGTGATACAGGAAGAAAGAGGACTGTCAATATTACTTAAAGATGTTCTCTTTAACAGTGGCTCTGCGCAGCTGACACCTCAGGCAAAAGAAGTTGTGCATGAAATTGCAAAAATTTTAGAAAAAGTTCCGAATAATAATATTAGGATTGAAGGACATACAGACAATGTTCCCATTCATAACAAGTACTTTTATTCAAACTGGGAGCTTTCAACTGCAAGAGCGACTACTGTTTTACAAGAAATTCTAAGAGTTTCGAAAGTAAAACCAGAAAGATTTTCTGTTGTGGGATATGGTGAATATAGGCCAATTGCATCAAACAAAACACCTCAGGGAAGAGCTCTTAACAGAAGAGTTACCATTGTGATTTTAAGAACTGTTTACAGCAAAGCAGAGCCGGCAAGGTAA
- a CDS encoding DUF1385 domain-containing protein, with protein sequence MKKTTIGGMALIEGIMMKGPKKISIVIRKPNGELYKEVKDLSIDDTNKFKKIPFIRGVFILFEQMFLGTRALVKSADIAMQDLPQEEREKQKDFFDRLFEKKFFQKIGISDIAIYFSVILSVILGILLFFYIPTWSVEIFKKFDINNFGKNMIEGIVRVIVFILYLFFASQMKEIKRVFEYHGAEHKTIFAYENGSELTVQNIKKFSTHHPRCGTSFLFIVIIISIIVFTLSGWQSVLIRTTLRLLLLPIIVGISYEIIRWAGKSESFLAKIVSYPGLWLQNITTREPDEKQIEVAIEALKEVIPEDKSLDEW encoded by the coding sequence ATGAAAAAAACTACAATTGGTGGTATGGCCTTGATTGAGGGTATTATGATGAAAGGGCCAAAAAAGATTTCAATTGTAATAAGAAAGCCGAACGGAGAGCTTTACAAAGAAGTAAAGGATTTGTCTATCGATGACACAAACAAATTTAAGAAAATCCCTTTTATAAGAGGAGTTTTTATCCTATTTGAACAAATGTTCTTGGGCACAAGAGCTCTGGTGAAATCAGCTGACATTGCCATGCAAGATTTGCCGCAAGAGGAAAGAGAAAAACAAAAGGACTTTTTTGACAGACTTTTTGAAAAGAAATTTTTTCAGAAAATTGGGATTAGTGATATTGCTATCTACTTTTCAGTTATATTATCAGTCATATTAGGAATACTCTTGTTTTTTTATATCCCAACGTGGTCTGTTGAGATTTTTAAAAAGTTTGATATAAACAACTTTGGCAAAAATATGATAGAAGGAATAGTAAGAGTAATAGTCTTTATTCTCTATTTATTTTTTGCATCACAGATGAAAGAAATAAAGAGGGTGTTTGAATACCATGGTGCTGAACACAAAACAATATTTGCATATGAAAATGGATCAGAATTAACTGTACAAAATATAAAAAAGTTTTCTACACATCATCCTCGCTGCGGCACAAGTTTCTTGTTTATTGTGATAATCATTAGTATTATTGTATTTACATTATCAGGTTGGCAGTCTGTGCTGATAAGAACAACTTTAAGACTTTTGCTACTACCTATTATTGTTGGTATTTCATATGAGATAATAAGATGGGCGGGAAAGAGCGAAAGCTTTCTTGCCAAGATAGTCTCATATCCTGGGCTTTGGCTTCAGAACATAACAACAAGAGAGCCTGATGAAAAGCAGATAGAGGTTGCAATTGAAGCATTAAAAGAGGTCATTCCGGAGGATAAAAGCTTAGATGAATGGTAG
- a CDS encoding type II toxin-antitoxin system VapB family antitoxin — protein MRTNIILNDELLKKAMEIAGVKTKKEAVEIALKEFVENHSRKKLSELRGKISFAEDYDYKEMRLNS, from the coding sequence ATGAGAACAAATATAATTTTGAACGATGAACTTTTAAAAAAAGCGATGGAGATAGCAGGGGTTAAAACTAAGAAGGAAGCTGTTGAGATTGCTTTAAAAGAGTTTGTTGAGAATCACAGTCGGAAGAAATTGTCAGAACTGAGAGGTAAAATTTCATTTGCAGAAGATTATGATTATAAAGAAATGAGGCTGAATTCATGA
- the prmC gene encoding peptide chain release factor N(5)-glutamine methyltransferase, with protein MNGSKDKKLGSVLEEVINILKDYCAENGEDYKRIAILLVSQILNIDKSQAILEKNLTIEEEDYQRIISAAKKYTMDFPLQYCTNKAYFMGLEFYVDEDVLIPRFDTETLIEVAIELFNRKENLNFLDVGTGSGCIAIALCKFLDCKVIAVDISENALRVAEKNAKLNGVFDKIHFVKSNLFENIPPSLKFDAIFSNPPYISENEISMLDKRVLKEPKQALFSKENGLYYFQEIAKNARQYLKKGGYIIFEVGYRQSQHVKKILKDLGYVDIKSKNDLNNIERCVYATLG; from the coding sequence ATGAATGGTAGCAAAGACAAAAAATTGGGTAGTGTTTTAGAAGAGGTAATAAATATTTTAAAGGATTACTGCGCTGAAAACGGCGAGGATTACAAACGGATTGCTATCTTGCTGGTTTCTCAGATACTAAACATTGACAAAAGTCAGGCTATATTAGAAAAGAATTTGACAATTGAAGAAGAGGATTATCAAAGAATAATTTCTGCAGCAAAAAAATACACGATGGATTTTCCTCTTCAGTATTGTACAAACAAAGCATATTTTATGGGACTTGAATTTTATGTTGACGAGGATGTTTTAATTCCTCGTTTTGACACAGAAACATTGATAGAAGTTGCAATTGAGCTTTTTAACAGAAAAGAAAACCTTAATTTTTTAGATGTAGGGACTGGGAGTGGCTGTATTGCAATTGCTCTTTGTAAATTTTTAGATTGCAAGGTCATTGCAGTGGATATCTCAGAAAATGCTTTAAGGGTTGCTGAAAAGAATGCCAAATTAAATGGTGTTTTTGATAAAATTCATTTTGTAAAAAGCAATTTATTTGAAAACATTCCACCTTCGCTCAAGTTTGATGCAATCTTTAGTAATCCACCTTATATATCTGAGAATGAGATTTCAATGCTTGATAAAAGAGTTTTAAAGGAACCAAAACAAGCCTTATTCTCAAAAGAAAATGGGCTGTACTACTTTCAAGAGATTGCTAAAAATGCCAGGCAATATTTGAAAAAAGGCGGGTATATTATTTTTGAGGTAGGGTATAGGCAATCCCAGCATGTGAAAAAGATTTTGAAGGATTTAGGGTATGTTGATATAAAATCGAAGAATGATTTGAATAATATAGAAAGATGTGTATATGCAACTTTGGGGTAA
- a CDS encoding L-threonylcarbamoyladenylate synthase yields MTMIIDAKGKIDYNKLSKAAQILKEGGLVAFPTETVYGLGANALLKEAVDKIFVAKGRPQDNPLIVHISSKKMLDMCAKVTDERVYKLIEKFWPGPLTIVLPKKECIPDNVTAGLNTVGIRMPNNKIALELIELAGVPVAAPSANVSGKPSPTEAQHVIEDLFGKVDVIIDGGKCSFGLESTVIDLSSSKPYILRPGAVPFSILKEILEDIEYDPSILAGNILSVPKAPGMKYKHYAPDAKMIVVKGKIHKRIDKINEIKKDLEIKGYKVGILCFYETSHNFESQYKIVLGSMFDYKECGKNLFSALRRFNHLGVDYIICEWGEFGIEYLALENRLFKASANNVIEVL; encoded by the coding sequence GTGACTATGATAATTGATGCTAAAGGAAAGATAGATTACAATAAGCTTTCAAAGGCGGCTCAAATTTTAAAAGAAGGTGGTCTGGTTGCATTTCCCACCGAGACTGTTTATGGGCTTGGCGCAAATGCACTTTTAAAAGAAGCGGTTGACAAGATTTTTGTTGCAAAAGGAAGGCCGCAAGATAATCCTTTAATTGTACACATATCATCAAAAAAAATGTTGGATATGTGTGCAAAGGTTACTGATGAAAGAGTTTACAAGCTAATAGAGAAATTTTGGCCAGGACCTCTTACAATTGTTCTTCCTAAGAAAGAATGTATACCGGACAATGTAACAGCAGGCCTTAACACTGTTGGTATCCGGATGCCGAACAATAAAATTGCACTTGAGCTGATTGAGTTAGCGGGTGTGCCAGTTGCGGCACCGTCTGCAAATGTATCAGGAAAGCCAAGTCCAACAGAAGCTCAGCATGTGATAGAAGATCTTTTTGGCAAGGTTGATGTGATTATTGACGGTGGTAAGTGCTCTTTTGGGCTTGAGTCAACAGTGATCGATTTGAGTAGCTCAAAGCCATATATATTGCGTCCAGGTGCAGTGCCTTTTTCGATTTTGAAAGAAATTTTGGAGGATATTGAATATGACCCTTCAATTTTAGCTGGAAATATTCTATCTGTGCCTAAGGCACCAGGTATGAAGTACAAGCACTATGCACCAGACGCAAAGATGATAGTTGTCAAGGGAAAAATTCACAAAAGAATAGATAAGATAAATGAGATAAAAAAGGATTTAGAAATAAAAGGATACAAAGTTGGTATACTTTGCTTTTATGAGACGTCTCACAATTTTGAATCTCAATACAAAATCGTATTAGGTAGTATGTTTGACTATAAAGAATGTGGAAAAAACTTATTTTCTGCCTTAAGAAGGTTTAACCACCTTGGTGTTGATTATATCATCTGCGAATGGGGAGAATTTGGAATAGAATATCTTGCGCTTGAAAATAGGCTTTTTAAAGCATCAGCAAACAATGTGATTGAGGTGTTGTGA
- the rlmH gene encoding 23S rRNA (pseudouridine(1915)-N(3))-methyltransferase RlmH: MIKVICVGTIKERYFKEAAEEYKKRLSRWTKIEEIEIKEEDENKYRNVEMLLKKEAEKILKHIKEGQYVVVFDINGTQLSSEEFAELLDRKVSKGEEIVFVIGGSNGLADAIKKRANLLISFSKLTFPHQLFRILVYEQIYRGFTIIKGIKYHK; this comes from the coding sequence ATGATAAAGGTAATCTGCGTTGGGACAATAAAAGAAAGGTATTTTAAAGAGGCCGCAGAGGAGTATAAAAAACGACTTTCAAGATGGACAAAAATTGAGGAAATTGAAATAAAAGAAGAAGATGAGAACAAATACCGAAACGTTGAGATGCTTTTAAAAAAAGAGGCTGAAAAGATACTAAAACACATAAAAGAAGGCCAGTATGTAGTAGTGTTTGATATAAATGGGACTCAGCTAAGCTCTGAAGAATTTGCAGAATTGTTAGATAGAAAAGTCTCAAAAGGAGAGGAAATAGTATTTGTAATAGGAGGCTCAAATGGCCTTGCAGATGCTATAAAAAAGAGGGCAAATTTACTAATTTCATTTTCCAAGCTTACTTTCCCTCATCAGCTTTTTAGGATTCTTGTGTATGAACAGATATATAGAGGATTTACAATTATTAAAGGAATAAAATACCATAAGTAA
- a CDS encoding ZIP family metal transporter, with protein sequence MSYITFNLFAFLCGILGACIGAVFTLFLPLENEKVIDILIGFTSGLMLGLISFGLIPEAISLSSLLPSIAVLIISYIAIGVIERYLNTSPIFAENRYIKSGFLISIGIALHNFPEGLAIGSSFTFNHRFGILVGIMIIIHDIPEGFALAVPFKIAKKRSIDILKIAFLSGVPTGIGCLIGSLLSSITKLLMAGCLMAAAGAMLYVVMSEMIPEYSRKEDFKICAVSNMIGIVFALLLLEWLEL encoded by the coding sequence ATGAGTTATATAACTTTCAACCTGTTTGCTTTTTTATGTGGAATATTGGGCGCATGTATTGGTGCAGTTTTTACTTTATTTTTGCCCCTTGAGAATGAAAAGGTAATTGACATTTTGATAGGCTTTACATCAGGACTAATGTTAGGTCTTATTAGTTTTGGACTTATTCCTGAGGCAATAAGTCTTTCAAGCTTGCTGCCTAGCATAGCAGTTTTAATTATTTCATATATAGCAATTGGAGTAATTGAAAGATATTTGAATACAAGTCCAATTTTTGCAGAAAATCGATATATAAAGAGCGGGTTTTTAATTTCGATTGGGATTGCTCTTCATAACTTTCCAGAAGGCTTAGCAATAGGCAGCAGCTTTACCTTCAACCATAGATTTGGAATTTTAGTTGGGATTATGATAATTATTCACGATATACCTGAGGGTTTTGCGCTTGCTGTGCCATTTAAGATTGCAAAAAAGAGAAGTATTGACATACTTAAAATTGCCTTTTTATCTGGAGTTCCTACAGGGATTGGTTGCTTGATAGGAAGCTTATTAAGTTCTATTACCAAGCTTTTGATGGCAGGCTGTCTTATGGCAGCTGCAGGCGCAATGCTCTATGTTGTCATGAGCGAGATGATACCAGAGTATAGTCGAAAAGAGGATTTTAAAATTTGTGCAGTTTCTAATATGATTGGAATAGTCTTTGCATTACTGTTATTGGAGTGGTTAGAGCTGTGA
- a CDS encoding low molecular weight protein arginine phosphatase yields the protein MSKKKILFVCTGNTCRSPMAEYLLKDKLKKMNIDDIEVESAGLSAFFPQKASKNAVLVMNELGIDISSHVSRLINEDMIKESNLILTMEKYHKEAIINMYPGVMDKVFTLKEYVLDSKENLDVVDPYGGDDDKYRKCRDELNDLIDKLLSKVDDI from the coding sequence ATGAGCAAGAAAAAGATACTTTTTGTGTGCACAGGCAATACGTGTAGGAGTCCCATGGCTGAATATCTTTTGAAAGATAAACTGAAAAAAATGAACATAGATGATATTGAGGTTGAATCGGCGGGCTTGTCTGCTTTTTTTCCACAAAAAGCATCAAAGAACGCTGTATTGGTTATGAACGAGCTTGGGATTGACATTTCTTCTCATGTATCAAGGCTGATTAATGAAGATATGATAAAGGAAAGCAATTTAATTTTGACAATGGAAAAATATCATAAAGAAGCAATAATCAATATGTATCCTGGTGTAATGGACAAAGTCTTTACTCTAAAAGAGTATGTATTAGATAGCAAAGAAAATCTTGATGTAGTTGACCCTTACGGTGGAGACGATGACAAGTACAGAAAGTGCAGAGATGAACTAAATGACCTGATTGACAAACTCTTGTCGAAAGTGGATGACATATGA
- the rpmE gene encoding 50S ribosomal protein L31 — MKEGIHLTYYHDAVVRCACGETFITGSTKKEIHVEICSKCHPFFTGKQKFVDTTGRVERFMKKYGLDQK; from the coding sequence ATGAAGGAAGGAATCCATCTAACATATTATCATGATGCGGTTGTAAGATGTGCATGTGGTGAGACATTTATAACTGGTTCAACAAAGAAGGAAATCCATGTTGAAATTTGTTCAAAATGCCATCCATTTTTTACAGGAAAGCAGAAATTTGTTGATACAACAGGAAGAGTGGAGAGGTTTATGAAGAAATATGGTCTTGACCAGAAATAG
- a CDS encoding flagellar motor protein, with protein MDILSIGGLILGFGSLLTAFIIEKGNPAKLLQISAAMIVFGGTIAAVLVSFPMSEIKLAIKHLKMVFMDKKIDFSGIVEQLVQLSDRARKEGLLALEQEIPNIQNPLLKKGLGLVVDGIEGEVIRDILDREVYLAENELRAAAEVFEAAGGYSPTMGIIGTVMGLISVLSNISNPDEVAPAIAVAFVATLYGVSFANLVWLNFGKKIKTKAKQEKMLNEIIVEGLLSIQAGENPRILREKIGGILPEGKQQERQAGEAASATIGG; from the coding sequence ATGGATATATTGTCAATTGGCGGGCTTATTTTGGGCTTTGGTTCACTTTTGACTGCATTTATAATTGAAAAAGGTAATCCAGCAAAGCTTTTGCAGATTTCTGCTGCGATGATCGTGTTTGGAGGGACAATTGCAGCTGTGTTGGTTTCATTTCCAATGTCTGAGATAAAGCTTGCAATAAAGCATCTGAAAATGGTGTTTATGGACAAGAAGATAGACTTTTCGGGGATTGTGGAACAGCTCGTGCAGCTATCTGACAGGGCACGAAAAGAAGGGCTTTTAGCTCTTGAGCAAGAAATTCCCAATATCCAAAATCCTCTTTTGAAAAAGGGTTTGGGGTTGGTTGTTGATGGAATTGAAGGTGAGGTCATAAGGGACATTTTAGATAGAGAGGTATATCTTGCAGAAAATGAGCTAAGAGCTGCAGCAGAGGTTTTTGAAGCAGCAGGTGGTTATTCGCCTACAATGGGTATTATTGGTACTGTAATGGGGCTAATTTCGGTTTTGAGCAACATATCAAATCCTGACGAAGTTGCACCAGCAATAGCTGTTGCTTTTGTTGCTACTTTATACGGAGTTTCCTTTGCAAATCTTGTATGGCTTAACTTTGGTAAAAAGATTAAGACAAAAGCAAAACAAGAAAAGATGTTAAATGAAATTATTGTGGAAGGACTTTTATCAATCCAAGCAGGGGAAAATCCCAGAATACTGAGAGAGAAAATAGGTGGAATTCTCCCAGAAGGCAAGCAGCAAGAAAGGCAAGCTGGAGAGGCTGCAAGCGCTACAATTGGGGGTTGA
- the argB gene encoding acetylglutamate kinase, translating to MYEEMDKLIEKASILIEALPYIQKLYGKTVVIKYGGNAMINDKLKNWVMEDITLLKYIGVNPIVVHGGGPEINSVLKKLNVESQFVNGLRVTDMQTMEVAQMVLVGKTNKELVSMLNQKGGKAIGICGIDGNLIQARKHYEIVNGEKVDLGYVGEVVSINAKVLEMLAKDEYIPVVAPIGVGEDGTSYNINADTVAAEIAKAIKAEKLMFMTDVEGLKYDKNSSEIISAISADEVLKMIDEGKIDGGMIPKVLGCIDALKHGVNRTHILDGRIPHCILLEIFTDKGIGTMIHL from the coding sequence ATGTATGAAGAGATGGACAAATTAATTGAAAAAGCAAGTATTTTGATAGAGGCTCTTCCATATATTCAAAAGCTCTATGGCAAGACAGTTGTAATAAAGTATGGCGGAAATGCAATGATAAATGATAAGCTCAAAAACTGGGTTATGGAAGATATCACACTTTTAAAATACATCGGTGTCAACCCAATTGTTGTCCACGGTGGCGGACCTGAGATAAATTCTGTGTTAAAAAAGCTAAATGTTGAAAGCCAATTTGTAAATGGTCTTAGAGTTACAGATATGCAGACAATGGAAGTTGCTCAGATGGTTTTGGTTGGAAAGACAAACAAAGAACTTGTCTCAATGCTTAATCAAAAAGGCGGAAAAGCAATAGGTATCTGTGGTATTGATGGAAATCTGATTCAGGCAAGAAAGCACTATGAGATTGTAAATGGAGAAAAAGTAGATTTAGGGTATGTTGGTGAGGTTGTGTCAATCAATGCAAAGGTTTTGGAAATGCTTGCAAAAGATGAGTACATACCAGTTGTTGCACCAATTGGCGTTGGTGAGGATGGCACAAGTTATAATATAAATGCGGATACTGTTGCTGCTGAGATTGCAAAGGCAATAAAAGCCGAAAAGCTCATGTTCATGACAGATGTTGAAGGGCTAAAATATGACAAAAACAGTTCAGAGATAATCTCAGCAATTAGTGCTGATGAGGTTTTAAAAATGATTGATGAAGGAAAGATTGACGGCGGAATGATTCCAAAGGTTTTGGGCTGTATTGACGCTCTAAAGCATGGGGTCAATCGTACTCATATTCTTGATGGAAGAATTCCACATTGCATCTTGCTTGAGATATTTACCGACAAGGGAATTGGGACAATGATACATTTGTAA
- the vapC gene encoding type II toxin-antitoxin system VapC family toxin, translating to MILVDTSVLIDYFKGNANEKVEKLHYVISNNIPFGICNIVYQEILQGAKDEKEFKLLKEYLSSQRFYDLKNGKESYEKAAELYFKCKKKGISIRSTIDVIIAQIAIENGLLLLHNDKDFSQIALVEPKLKEF from the coding sequence ATGATTTTAGTTGATACTTCAGTATTGATAGATTACTTTAAAGGAAACGCAAATGAAAAAGTTGAGAAGTTACATTATGTAATTTCTAACAATATACCATTTGGTATTTGTAATATAGTGTATCAGGAGATTTTGCAAGGTGCGAAGGATGAGAAAGAATTCAAACTGCTCAAGGAATATTTAAGTAGCCAGAGATTCTATGATTTGAAAAACGGTAAAGAGTCGTATGAAAAGGCTGCAGAGTTATATTTTAAATGCAAGAAAAAAGGAATCAGTATAAGAAGTACAATTGACGTGATAATTGCTCAAATAGCAATTGAAAATGGTTTACTGCTTCTTCACAACGATAAAGATTTTTCTCAGATTGCTTTGGTAGAGCCAAAGTTAAAAGAGTTTTAA